CACAATCCGGAAAAACTCAGCATAAGTGGCTATCCAATGACAAAGCGATGATTGTTACCGAAGAGGGCCGTATTGTTAAAACATACAATCTTCCAGATGCAAACTTAAGTAGTAAAGTCTCTTCTGAGAACATGACACATTTTAATAACCCTCAATATTATTGGACTTCTGTTTATGACTGGCAGCCTGACTATCAATACAACCATCAAGCGAAAATTACCACCGAATCTGTAGCCACAATACAGTTAAACTCTGTATTGTGGTCTCAAAAGGTCAACATCTGGCAAGAATACATTTCATTTGAGAAATTGGATAAGACCATGCAAAGCACTTATTGGGTAAATGACAATGGAGATGTACTGAAATCGGCCCAATGGGTCATTCCAGACCAGCTTTTCATCGAGCAAGAAATACTCAAGCCATATAAAGGATGATCTTGATGAAGCATAGCTTTTTATTTCTTTTCACTTTAGTTTCTTTTACAAATGCCGTCGCCAGTAGCGTTAAAGTAGAGCTTCCCAGTGAGCAATTAGTGATTAACTATACTGCCCCCGTCCGCCTTGATAGAGCCATTGCTGACACTATATTACATAGTGAGAACCATGCCCCATTTAGTTATCCACTGAATAATGCTCTATTCAACATAGACAAGCAAAGAGTCGCCAATAATAAAAAACAAGCCGTATTGAATTTACTCGATAAACTTAAAAAGCAAGATTCAGCACTTTATGAAAGTCTCGGCATCTTACACGAACAAGTGAAAACTTGGCCTGTAGGTTACAGAGAAAACGTTGCACTAGATCTCGACTTTATTCGCCTTACTCCTTCAGCCAACCCTATGCTTAGCGGTCATTACCAATTCGAATATCCAGATCGTCCAAAAAACATACACTTAGAGGGGCTATTTTTTAGTACCACTATGCCAGAAGCAAGGCCTGATTGGACGGTAAAAGATTACTTGTCAACGTCTAGCGTGCTTTCTAGCGCCAGT
This window of the Vibrio neptunius genome carries:
- a CDS encoding YjbF family lipoprotein, with the translated sequence MTAYKATALFIVIATLFTLLTGCTQRFADTNATLKEAFWGFEDVNLKKETIEKIPYASSYFKINDGPQIFMVLAFVEKNPQSGKTQHKWLSNDKAMIVTEEGRIVKTYNLPDANLSSKVSSENMTHFNNPQYYWTSVYDWQPDYQYNHQAKITTESVATIQLNSVLWSQKVNIWQEYISFEKLDKTMQSTYWVNDNGDVLKSAQWVIPDQLFIEQEILKPYKG
- a CDS encoding capsule biosynthesis GfcC family protein — protein: MKHSFLFLFTLVSFTNAVASSVKVELPSEQLVINYTAPVRLDRAIADTILHSENHAPFSYPLNNALFNIDKQRVANNKKQAVLNLLDKLKKQDSALYESLGILHEQVKTWPVGYRENVALDLDFIRLTPSANPMLSGHYQFEYPDRPKNIHLEGLFFSTTMPEARPDWTVKDYLSTSSVLSSASNSYAWVIYPDGNYKQVGFAYWNDENTPLPPGSSIFLGFNNPSTELSQLEQDIVSLIAWRRNY